A single window of Thermoplasmata archaeon DNA harbors:
- a CDS encoding methionine synthase, producing MSALETTSVGSLPKPDYLTAARAKEAAGKLKAAELRGLSERATAEWIRFQEGIGIDILVDGEQYRGDMATYFAENLEGMEISGLVRSYGNRYYKKPIITGEL from the coding sequence ATGAGCGCACTTGAGACCACGAGCGTCGGGTCCCTGCCGAAGCCGGACTACCTGACCGCGGCGCGGGCCAAGGAGGCCGCCGGGAAGCTCAAGGCCGCGGAGCTTCGCGGACTCTCCGAAAGGGCGACGGCCGAGTGGATTCGGTTTCAGGAGGGCATCGGGATCGACATCCTCGTGGACGGGGAGCAGTACCGCGGGGACATGGCCACGTACTTCGCGGAGAACCTCGAGGGGATGGAGATCTCCGGCCTCGTCCGCTCCTACGGGAATCGGTACTACAAGAAGCCCATCATCACGGGCGAGCTCGA